One region of Candidatus Rokuibacteriota bacterium genomic DNA includes:
- a CDS encoding OB-fold domain-containing protein: MAYFRAVDPFPLESADQNKLHEFYEYLAADRLVTTCCGSCRRLAWPPRGFCPECLSDHFEWVDLPHEGTVHGFSIQETGLPAGFRAPVVFAIVTVGGLRIFGPVVGADPVALRVGDTVRFAPIRVADDSKGLARHLVAFAPGARPA, from the coding sequence ATGGCCTACTTCCGCGCCGTCGACCCGTTTCCGCTGGAGTCAGCGGACCAGAACAAGCTGCACGAGTTCTACGAGTACCTGGCAGCCGACAGGCTGGTGACCACCTGCTGCGGGTCCTGCCGGCGCCTGGCCTGGCCGCCCCGGGGGTTCTGTCCCGAGTGCCTCTCGGACCACTTCGAGTGGGTGGACCTGCCGCACGAGGGCACGGTGCACGGTTTCAGCATCCAGGAGACAGGGCTGCCCGCGGGCTTCCGGGCTCCAGTCGTCTTCGCCATCGTCACGGTGGGCGGACTCAGGATCTTCGGCCCTGTCGTGGGCGCTGATCCGGTCGCGCTCCGCGTCGGCGACACGGTGCGCTTCGCTCCGATCCGCGTGGCAGACGACTCCAAGGGCCTCGCCCGCCACCTGGTGGCCTTCGCGCCCGGGGCGAGACCGGCGTGA
- a CDS encoding methylmalonyl-CoA mutase, which translates to MTRDRKTRDVVLHSGIPVRPVYGPEDLASFDPARDLGVPGEYPFTRGIHPEMYRARVWTMRQYVGFGTPAESNGRFKYLMSHGQDALNVAFDLPTQLGLDSDDPRAAGEVGRVGMAVDSLADMEEAFDGIAADQVSVSFTINSMAAIVQAMYLVVAEKQGIRWDRIVTTPQNDILKEFVARGTWVYPVEPSLRLVADLAEFCARRAPRVNPISICGYHIREAGCTTAQEMAYGLAMAAAYTELLLRRGLPVDDFAPRLSFNFTCWGKIFEEVAKFRAGRRLYARMMKERFGAKNPKSMMFRSLIGGGGSAFTVQEPENNIVRGAYLALTAALSGAQTMALPTYDEAYTIPSSKAQLIALRTMQICAEESGVADTVDPLGGSYYVEALTQAMEGKILEELAHVETLGGFVEAVKSGALQAEVAREAYRFEQKVLSGEIPKVGVNRHVAQDGAGQSQDLELYRADPKVAEAQVAKLERLRRERDGRAVASALDRLRDAARGPGNLMEPILEAVRAYATLGEMAGALKDVFGEHKEPVRF; encoded by the coding sequence ATGACCAGGGACAGGAAGACCAGGGACGTCGTGCTGCACTCGGGGATCCCCGTGAGGCCGGTATACGGGCCCGAGGATCTCGCGAGCTTCGATCCGGCGCGCGATCTCGGCGTGCCGGGGGAGTACCCCTTCACCCGCGGGATCCACCCCGAGATGTACCGGGCGCGAGTGTGGACCATGAGGCAGTACGTCGGCTTCGGGACGCCGGCGGAGAGCAACGGCCGCTTCAAGTACCTCATGTCCCACGGGCAGGACGCCCTCAATGTGGCCTTCGACCTGCCGACCCAGCTGGGGCTCGATTCCGATGACCCTCGGGCCGCCGGGGAGGTGGGGCGCGTGGGCATGGCCGTGGACAGTCTCGCCGACATGGAAGAAGCCTTCGACGGCATCGCCGCCGACCAGGTGAGCGTCTCCTTCACCATCAATTCCATGGCCGCCATCGTGCAGGCCATGTACCTGGTGGTGGCCGAGAAGCAGGGGATACGCTGGGACCGGATCGTGACGACGCCGCAGAACGACATCCTCAAGGAGTTCGTCGCGCGCGGCACGTGGGTGTACCCGGTGGAGCCCTCGCTCAGGCTCGTGGCCGACCTGGCGGAGTTCTGCGCCCGGCGGGCTCCCCGGGTCAACCCCATCTCCATCTGCGGCTACCACATCAGGGAGGCCGGCTGCACGACGGCACAGGAGATGGCCTATGGGCTCGCCATGGCCGCCGCCTACACGGAGCTCCTCCTCCGGCGTGGGCTTCCGGTGGACGACTTCGCGCCGCGGTTGTCGTTCAACTTTACCTGCTGGGGGAAGATCTTCGAGGAGGTGGCCAAGTTCCGGGCCGGTCGCCGCCTCTACGCGCGGATGATGAAGGAACGCTTCGGCGCGAAGAACCCCAAGAGCATGATGTTCCGCTCGCTCATCGGGGGCGGAGGCTCGGCCTTCACCGTGCAGGAGCCGGAGAACAACATCGTCCGCGGCGCCTATCTCGCGTTGACGGCGGCACTCTCGGGCGCCCAGACCATGGCGCTCCCCACCTATGACGAGGCGTACACCATCCCGTCTTCCAAGGCCCAGCTCATCGCGCTCCGGACCATGCAGATCTGCGCGGAGGAGAGCGGCGTGGCGGACACGGTGGACCCCCTGGGCGGCTCGTACTACGTGGAGGCCCTCACCCAGGCAATGGAGGGGAAGATCCTCGAGGAGCTGGCGCATGTCGAGACGCTCGGCGGCTTCGTCGAGGCCGTCAAGTCGGGCGCTCTCCAGGCCGAGGTGGCGCGGGAGGCGTACCGCTTCGAGCAGAAGGTCCTCTCGGGGGAGATCCCCAAGGTGGGCGTGAACCGCCACGTGGCGCAGGATGGCGCCGGCCAGAGCCAGGACCTCGAGCTCTACCGGGCGGACCCGAAGGTGGCCGAGGCGCAGGTGGCGAAGCTCGAGCGGCTCCGCCGGGAACGCGACGGCCGGGCCGTGGCCAGCGCGCTGGACCGGCTCAGGGACGCGGCCCGGGGCCCGGGCAATCTCATGGAGCCCATCCTCGAGGCAGTGCGCGCCTACGCGACGCTCGGCGAGATGGCGGGCGCGCTCAAGGACGTCTTCGGCGAGCACAAGGAGCCGGTGAGGTTCTGA
- a CDS encoding ABC transporter substrate-binding protein, which translates to MSERRPRWFAAGAAVLLLGAAAAALAADDGPRRGGELLFIMPAADPPSYDAHREDTFAVIQPAAPHYNTLLRPDPSDRTGTRLVGDLAESWTVSSDGRTYTVRLRRGVRFHDGAGMTSADVKASYDKIISPPEGVTSARKGEFVAVEGVEAPDPHTVVFRLKWASNSFLGSLASPWNWIYKAEILARDPRWYQRNIMGTGPFKFVEHVKGSHWVGRRNPDYWDTGKPYLDGYRALFITQAAAQVAAIRAERAHIQFRGFTPANRETLVQALGSNLTVQESAWNCHAMLVFNHEKPPFDDRRFRRALSLAIDRYEGSKALSKIAIVKEVAGLHVPGSPWATPPDELAKLAGYWRDIGASRAEARRLLREVGLPEGFGFTLLATGVPQPFDAIAVWLIDQWRQVGLSVKQEVPERGRYYDKLRGGDYQVSFDPKCGYIVEPDLDLYKFQSGPTSAVPSGISHANYARYKDPVLDELFVRQSRARSQEDRRRFLREFERRLLDEEAHYATTLQWHRIVPHLARVRGWTLTPSHYLNHQLDTVWLAE; encoded by the coding sequence AGTGAGCGTCGGCCTCGGTGGTTCGCGGCGGGGGCGGCGGTGCTTCTCCTCGGGGCGGCAGCCGCGGCGCTGGCGGCGGACGACGGCCCGCGCCGCGGTGGCGAGCTGCTCTTCATCATGCCGGCGGCCGACCCGCCGTCCTACGACGCCCACCGTGAGGACACCTTCGCCGTCATCCAGCCCGCGGCCCCCCACTACAACACCCTGCTGCGCCCGGATCCGTCCGATCGCACGGGGACGCGGCTCGTGGGCGACCTGGCCGAGTCGTGGACGGTGTCGAGCGACGGGCGCACCTACACGGTGAGGCTCCGGCGCGGCGTGCGGTTCCACGACGGCGCCGGGATGACCTCGGCCGACGTGAAGGCCTCCTATGACAAGATCATCTCTCCGCCCGAGGGTGTCACCTCCGCCCGCAAGGGCGAGTTCGTGGCGGTCGAAGGCGTCGAGGCTCCGGACCCGCACACGGTGGTCTTCCGGCTCAAGTGGGCGTCGAACTCCTTCCTCGGGTCGCTGGCCTCGCCGTGGAACTGGATCTACAAGGCCGAGATCCTGGCGCGGGACCCGCGCTGGTACCAGCGGAACATCATGGGCACGGGCCCGTTCAAGTTCGTCGAGCACGTCAAGGGCTCCCACTGGGTGGGGAGGCGGAACCCGGACTACTGGGACACGGGCAAGCCGTACCTCGACGGCTATCGGGCGCTCTTCATCACCCAGGCCGCCGCCCAGGTGGCAGCCATCCGTGCCGAGCGGGCCCACATCCAGTTCCGCGGCTTCACGCCGGCGAACCGCGAGACCCTGGTGCAGGCGCTGGGGTCCAACCTCACGGTGCAGGAGAGCGCGTGGAACTGCCATGCGATGCTGGTCTTCAACCACGAGAAACCCCCCTTCGATGATCGGCGTTTCCGGCGGGCGCTGTCGCTCGCGATCGACCGCTACGAGGGGTCGAAGGCCCTGTCCAAGATCGCCATCGTGAAGGAGGTGGCGGGCCTGCACGTGCCCGGCTCCCCGTGGGCGACGCCGCCGGACGAGCTGGCGAAGCTGGCGGGTTACTGGCGGGACATCGGGGCCTCCCGGGCCGAGGCAAGGCGCCTGCTGCGCGAGGTGGGGCTGCCAGAGGGCTTCGGGTTCACCCTCCTGGCGACCGGCGTCCCGCAGCCATTCGACGCCATCGCCGTGTGGCTCATCGACCAGTGGCGTCAGGTGGGCCTCAGCGTGAAGCAGGAAGTCCCAGAGCGCGGCCGCTACTACGACAAGCTGCGCGGCGGCGATTACCAGGTCTCCTTCGATCCGAAGTGCGGCTACATCGTCGAGCCCGACCTCGACCTCTACAAGTTCCAGAGCGGGCCCACGTCGGCGGTGCCCTCCGGCATCAGCCACGCCAACTATGCGCGCTACAAGGACCCGGTGCTGGACGAGCTCTTCGTCCGGCAGAGCCGGGCGCGGAGCCAGGAGGACCGGCGGCGCTTCCTGCGCGAGTTCGAGCGCCGGCTGCTCGACGAGGAGGCCCACTACGCGACGACCCTGCAGTGGCACCGGATCGTGCCGCACCTGGCCAGGGTGCGGGGGTGGACCCTCACGCCCAGTCATTACCTCAATCATCAACTTGACACGGTCTGGCTGGCCGAATAG
- a CDS encoding MaoC family dehydratase N-terminal domain-containing protein, translating into MAYQPRGRHFEDFEVGEVIETCARTIDAADVTLFAGLSGDHNPLHTDEETAKTTPFGSRIAHGMLTVCISTGQQNQTGLFEGTTLALLGMDRLRFSGAVKFGDTIRTEMTVREVKESSKPDRGTVRLDVAVKNQRGETVATWDQAVLMRRRSA; encoded by the coding sequence ATGGCATACCAGCCGCGAGGCCGGCACTTCGAGGACTTCGAGGTCGGCGAGGTGATCGAGACCTGCGCCCGCACCATCGACGCCGCCGACGTCACGCTCTTCGCCGGGCTCTCCGGCGACCACAACCCGCTTCACACCGACGAGGAGACGGCGAAGACGACGCCCTTCGGCTCCCGCATCGCGCACGGGATGCTCACCGTGTGCATCTCCACCGGCCAGCAGAACCAGACGGGCCTCTTCGAGGGGACCACGCTGGCGCTCCTGGGCATGGACAGGCTCCGCTTCAGCGGCGCGGTGAAGTTCGGCGACACGATCCGCACTGAGATGACGGTGCGAGAGGTGAAGGAGTCGTCGAAGCCGGACCGGGGCACGGTGCGTCTGGACGTGGCGGTGAAGAACCAGCGCGGCGAAACCGTCGCCACCTGGGACCAGGCCGTGCTGATGCGCAGGAGGTCTGCATGA
- a CDS encoding thiolase domain-containing protein has translation MRKVALVGAGVTRFGVRKASYRDLVWEAGKACFDSAPAVRPRDLEGLVVGSVMPERTAFQSHISSMAAEALGITPSALSARTEHMCASGTVGIRYAYAFIAAGLADLVMVLGVEKLNQPAADEAILNMGTGVDRDWEACYGLTAPPCFALAAQKHMARYGTTEEQLALVGVKNHAHATRNPNAHFQKGATLEQVMGSRMIASPLRLFMCSPITDGAAAVILASEDRARDLTDRPVWIRGTGQALDGFTLTSLHEDYAHWPAMKRAAESAYRMAGIGPADVDLAEVHDCFAIAEIIAYEELGFCEKGEGGGFVAKGRSDYGGEVVVNPRGGLMGCGHPLGATGVAQAAEVYAQLRAEAGPRQVPDARIGLAHNNSGMGEHVVMIYGREAA, from the coding sequence ATGCGCAAGGTGGCGCTGGTGGGGGCGGGGGTGACCAGGTTCGGCGTCCGCAAGGCGTCCTATCGCGATCTCGTCTGGGAGGCCGGCAAGGCCTGTTTCGACTCGGCGCCAGCGGTGAGGCCACGCGACCTCGAGGGCCTCGTGGTCGGCTCGGTGATGCCGGAGCGCACGGCCTTCCAGAGCCACATCTCGTCCATGGCGGCGGAAGCCCTCGGGATCACCCCGAGCGCGCTCTCGGCCCGCACCGAGCACATGTGCGCCTCGGGCACCGTCGGCATCCGCTACGCCTACGCCTTCATCGCCGCCGGGCTCGCCGACCTGGTGATGGTCCTCGGCGTCGAGAAGCTCAACCAGCCGGCGGCCGACGAGGCCATCCTCAACATGGGCACGGGGGTGGACCGCGACTGGGAGGCCTGCTACGGGCTGACGGCGCCCCCCTGTTTCGCCCTGGCCGCCCAGAAACACATGGCCCGGTACGGGACCACCGAGGAGCAGCTGGCCCTCGTCGGCGTGAAGAACCACGCGCATGCCACCCGGAACCCCAATGCGCACTTCCAGAAGGGGGCGACCCTCGAGCAGGTGATGGGCTCGCGGATGATCGCCTCCCCGCTCAGACTCTTCATGTGCTCTCCCATCACGGACGGCGCCGCGGCGGTGATCCTCGCCTCGGAGGACCGGGCACGAGACCTCACCGACCGCCCGGTGTGGATCCGGGGCACGGGCCAGGCCCTCGACGGCTTCACGCTCACCTCGCTCCACGAGGACTACGCCCATTGGCCCGCCATGAAACGGGCGGCGGAGTCGGCGTACCGGATGGCGGGCATCGGCCCTGCGGACGTGGACCTGGCGGAGGTGCATGACTGCTTCGCCATCGCCGAGATCATCGCCTACGAGGAACTGGGCTTCTGCGAGAAGGGCGAGGGTGGGGGCTTCGTGGCGAAGGGACGCTCGGACTATGGCGGGGAGGTGGTGGTGAACCCCCGCGGGGGGCTCATGGGCTGCGGCCACCCGCTGGGGGCCACGGGCGTGGCCCAGGCCGCCGAGGTCTATGCCCAGCTCCGCGCGGAGGCCGGTCCGCGCCAGGTGCCTGATGCCCGCATCGGGCTTGCCCACAACAACAGCGGGATGGGCGAGCACGTGGTGATGATTTACGGGCGGGAGGCGGCGTGA
- a CDS encoding cobalamin B12-binding domain-containing protein, with translation MRPLRVLVAKPGLDGHDRGAKVVAQALRDAGMEVIYTGLKRTPEAIVAEAVQEDVDVVGLSILSGAHALLCERVVRGLKAAGGDRVKVAVGGTIPQADIPSLLEAGAWAVFPMGTPLPAIIQVFERLGRSADRADAC, from the coding sequence GTGAGACCGCTCAGGGTCCTCGTGGCCAAGCCAGGGCTCGACGGTCACGACCGCGGGGCCAAGGTGGTGGCGCAGGCGCTCCGCGACGCGGGGATGGAGGTGATCTACACGGGGCTCAAGCGCACCCCCGAGGCCATCGTGGCCGAGGCCGTCCAGGAGGACGTGGACGTGGTCGGGCTGTCGATCCTGTCAGGGGCGCATGCGCTGCTCTGCGAGCGGGTGGTCCGGGGGCTCAAGGCAGCCGGGGGCGACCGCGTCAAGGTCGCGGTGGGGGGCACCATCCCCCAGGCCGACATCCCGTCGCTGCTCGAGGCGGGGGCCTGGGCCGTCTTCCCCATGGGCACACCGCTGCCGGCGATCATCCAGGTCTTCGAGAGGCTCGGCCGCAGCGCGGATCGCGCGGACGCTTGCTGA
- the fabG gene encoding 3-oxoacyl-ACP reductase FabG: MRFDGRVVLVTGAGGGIGEATARRFAREGARVAVNDTDAAGAERVAGEIGAGALALAADVTRKSDVDAMVGQITEAWGPVDVLIANAGINRDAMAAKMAEEQWDEVLRVNLKGTFLPAQAVLPGMRERGWGRVITTSSIGSLGNIGQANYAASKAGVIGLTKTLALEYAKYGVTVNCIAPGATLTRMLAGVPDKVREQIVARIPVGRIADPAEIAAVHCFLASDEAAFITGQVLFVDGGMTVGI; this comes from the coding sequence ATGAGATTCGACGGCCGGGTGGTGCTGGTCACGGGGGCGGGGGGCGGCATCGGCGAGGCCACGGCGCGGCGCTTCGCGCGGGAGGGTGCCCGGGTGGCCGTCAATGACACCGACGCGGCCGGGGCAGAGCGGGTGGCGGGCGAGATCGGCGCCGGCGCTCTGGCGCTGGCGGCGGACGTGACGCGAAAGAGCGACGTGGACGCCATGGTGGGGCAGATCACGGAGGCCTGGGGGCCCGTGGACGTGCTCATCGCCAATGCGGGCATCAACCGGGACGCCATGGCCGCCAAGATGGCGGAGGAGCAGTGGGACGAGGTGCTGAGGGTGAACCTGAAGGGAACCTTCCTCCCGGCGCAGGCGGTCCTGCCGGGGATGCGGGAGCGCGGGTGGGGCCGCGTCATCACCACCTCCTCCATCGGGTCGCTGGGCAATATCGGGCAGGCCAACTACGCCGCCTCGAAGGCCGGGGTGATCGGGCTCACGAAGACGCTGGCGCTGGAGTACGCGAAGTACGGGGTGACGGTGAACTGCATCGCGCCCGGCGCCACGCTGACGCGGATGCTGGCGGGCGTGCCCGACAAGGTCAGGGAGCAGATCGTCGCCAGGATTCCCGTCGGGCGCATCGCCGATCCTGCCGAGATCGCGGCCGTGCACTGCTTTCTCGCCTCCGACGAGGCGGCCTTCATCACGGGGCAGGTGCTCTTCGTGGACGGCGGCATGACCGTCGGGATCTAG